In Arachis hypogaea cultivar Tifrunner chromosome 2, arahy.Tifrunner.gnm2.J5K5, whole genome shotgun sequence, a genomic segment contains:
- the LOC140177074 gene encoding uncharacterized protein: protein MAVRHHDPVTIADSAITFLPEDCQHGTSAKDAPFVISARIRTGLVRRILVDTGADSNILFRGAFDKLRLRDDNLQTHRHGVTGLGDNFLKPDGSVTLPITIGTSNQRKTILSEFVVLKDSTAYNVILGRKTINDFSAVIFTKYLLMKFRADDGTIGTIHGDREVAAECDNNSLALRKKSRDAAGIFLADLDARLDGQPRPEPEGDMEKLQIGPTKEEYTFINRNLPHDLKEELSQLLKQNRDLFAFTPADMPGISPNLMSHHLAVDPLAKPVAQRRRKMSPDRAAEVRKQVKALLEANFIRELPYTTWLANVVLISTKHARRTPSPYQTSTD, encoded by the exons ATGGCCGTCAGGCACCACGACCCAGTCACCATAGCCGACAGCGCGATAACTTTCTTGCCGGAGGACTGCCAACACGGCACCTCGGCAAAAGACGCCCCCTTCGTCATATCAGCCAGAATCAGAACAGGGCTAGTAAGAAGAATACTGGTGGACACCGGCGCCGACTCCAACATCCTCTTCCgaggagccttcgacaaactcaggCTCCGTGACGACAACCTCCAAACGCACCGCCACGGCGTCACGGGCCTCGGAGACAACTTCCTCAAACCAGACGGCTCGGTTACTCTTCCCATTACCATAGGCACAAGCAATCAGAGAAAGACGATCTTATCCGAATTCGTCGTCCTAAAAGACTCCACGGCCTATAACGTCATTCTCGGGAGAAAAACAATCAACGACTTCTCGGCAGTCATCTTCACCAAATACCTTCTCATGAAATTCAGAGCCGACGACGGCACCATTGGAACCATTCACGGAGACCGAGAAGTTGCAGCCGAATGCGACAACAACAGCTTAGCCCTAAGAAAAAAATCCCGGGACGCGGCCGGAATATTCCTCGCCGACCTAGACGCACGGCTTGACGGCCAACCTAGACCGGAGCCAGAAGGGGACATGGAAAAACTACAAATAGGGCCAACCAAAGAAGAATACACATTCATCAACAGAAACCTCCCACACGACCTCAAAGAAGAACTCTCGCAACTTTTGAAACAAAACAGAGACCTATTCGCATTCACACCAGCCGATATGCCGGGAATAAGTCCCAACCTGATGTCTCACCATCTGGCAGTAGACCCCCTAGCCAAACCAGTGGCGCAAAGAAGACGGAAAATGTCACCAGACCGAGCCGCCGAGGTCCGAAAACAAGTGAAAGCCCTACTCGAAGCCAACTTCATCCGAGAACTCCCTTATACgacctggctagccaacgtcgtactG atctcaacaaagcatgcccgaAGGACGCCTTCCCCTTACCAAACATCGACGGACTAG